In Nocardioides ginsengisegetis, a single window of DNA contains:
- the hutU gene encoding urocanate hydratase produces the protein MTISNPRLPIHAATGTELTAKSWQTEAPLRMLMNNLDPENAERPEDLVVYGGTGKAARSWEAYDALVRTLRDLEDDETMLVQSGKPVGVMRTHPWAPRVLIANSNLVGDWANWEEFRRLEDLGLTMYGQMTAGSWIYIGTQGILQGTFETFAAVADKRFSGTLAGTITVTAGLGGMGGAQPLAVTMNDGVVICIECDQSRITRRIEHRYLDVQASSLEEAVEMAVAARDERRPLSIGVLGNAAAMLPELLESDAPIDIVTDQTSAHDPLFYLPVGTAFEDWERERTEDPAGFTKRAQESMAAHVRAMVEFQDKGAEVFDYGNSIRDEARKGGYDRAFEFPGFVPAYIRPLFCEGKGPFRWAALSGDPADIAATDKAILELFPENERLRTWITMAGERVHFQGLPARICWLGYGERHLAGLKFNEMVASGELKAPVVIGRDHLDCGSVASPYRETEAMLDGSDAIADWALLNALVNTASGATWVSIHHGGGVGMGRSIHAGQVCVADGTALAAEKIERVLTNDPGMGVIRHVDAGYERAAEVAAERGVRIPMSER, from the coding sequence ATGACCATCTCGAACCCGCGCCTGCCGATCCACGCCGCCACCGGCACCGAGCTGACCGCGAAGTCGTGGCAGACCGAGGCGCCGCTGCGGATGCTGATGAACAACCTCGACCCGGAGAACGCCGAGCGCCCCGAGGACCTCGTCGTCTACGGCGGCACCGGCAAGGCGGCCCGCAGCTGGGAGGCGTACGACGCGCTCGTCCGCACCCTGCGCGACCTCGAGGACGACGAGACGATGCTCGTGCAGTCCGGCAAGCCGGTCGGCGTGATGCGCACCCACCCGTGGGCACCCCGCGTGCTGATCGCCAACTCCAACCTGGTCGGCGACTGGGCCAACTGGGAGGAGTTCCGCCGGCTCGAGGACCTCGGGCTGACGATGTACGGCCAGATGACCGCAGGGTCCTGGATCTACATCGGCACCCAGGGGATCCTCCAGGGCACGTTCGAGACGTTCGCGGCCGTCGCCGACAAGAGGTTCTCCGGGACCCTGGCCGGCACCATCACCGTCACCGCCGGCCTCGGCGGCATGGGCGGTGCCCAGCCGCTGGCGGTCACCATGAACGACGGCGTCGTCATCTGCATCGAGTGCGACCAGTCCCGGATCACCCGCCGCATCGAGCACCGCTACCTCGACGTCCAGGCGTCCTCGCTCGAGGAGGCCGTGGAGATGGCGGTGGCCGCGCGCGACGAGCGGCGTCCGCTGTCCATCGGCGTGCTCGGCAACGCCGCGGCGATGCTCCCCGAGCTGCTCGAGTCGGACGCGCCGATCGACATCGTCACCGACCAGACCTCCGCCCACGACCCGCTGTTCTACCTGCCGGTCGGCACCGCCTTCGAGGACTGGGAGCGCGAGCGCACCGAGGACCCGGCCGGCTTCACCAAGCGCGCGCAGGAGTCGATGGCCGCCCACGTCCGGGCGATGGTGGAGTTCCAGGACAAGGGCGCCGAGGTCTTCGACTACGGCAACTCGATCCGCGACGAGGCCCGCAAGGGTGGCTACGACCGGGCCTTCGAGTTCCCCGGCTTCGTGCCGGCCTACATCCGGCCGCTCTTCTGCGAGGGCAAGGGCCCTTTCCGCTGGGCCGCGCTGTCCGGCGACCCGGCCGACATCGCCGCCACGGACAAGGCGATCCTCGAGCTCTTCCCCGAGAACGAGCGGCTGCGCACGTGGATCACCATGGCCGGCGAGCGCGTGCACTTCCAGGGCCTCCCGGCCCGCATCTGCTGGCTGGGGTACGGCGAGCGCCACCTCGCCGGCCTGAAGTTCAACGAGATGGTCGCCTCGGGCGAGCTCAAGGCGCCGGTCGTGATCGGCCGCGACCACCTCGACTGCGGCTCGGTCGCCTCGCCCTACCGGGAGACCGAGGCGATGCTCGACGGCTCCGACGCGATCGCTGACTGGGCCCTGCTCAACGCCCTGGTCAACACCGCCTCGGGCGCGACGTGGGTCTCGATCCACCACGGCGGCGGCGTCGGCATGGGGCGCTCCATCCACGCCGGCCAGGTCTGCGTCGCCGACGGGACGGCACTGGCCGCCGAGAAGATCGAGCGGGTGCTCACCAACGACCCGGGCATGGGCGTGATCCGCCACGTCGACGCCGGCTACGAGCGGGCCGCCGAGGTGGCCGCGGAGCGCGGCGTGCGCATCCCCATGTCCGAGCGCTGA
- the hutH gene encoding histidine ammonia-lyase — translation MSVPDLRTRPVAVGVGPVSLDDVVAVARGGAPVELTEEALTALARAREVVEVLASAATPAYGISTGFGALATRHIPTEMRAQLQKSLVRSHAAGSGPEVEREVTRGLMLLRLSTLATGHTGVRVETAQLLAGLLSAGITPVVREYGSLGCSGDLAPLSHCALALMGEGDVRDADGVLMPAADALAAAGLTPVELEAKEGLALINGTDGMLGMLVMAIHDLRMLLRTADVSAAMSVEGQLGTDRVFAPELQAIRPHPGQALSAANLTRVLADSGVVASHRGPDCNRVQDAYSLRCSPQVHGAARDTVEYAAQVAGRELASAVDNPVVLAEEGRVESNGNFHGAPVAYVLDFLAIVAADVASISERRTDRFLDKARNHGLPPFLADDPGVDSGHMIAQYTQAAIVSELKRLAVPASVDSIPSSAMQEDHVSMGWSAARKLRRSVDGLTRVVAIEVLTAARALDLRAPLEPSPATAAVVRLLRESGIQGPGPDRHLSPEIEAAVELVRSGAVLRAVEDVLGELA, via the coding sequence ATGTCCGTTCCTGATCTGCGCACCCGCCCCGTGGCCGTCGGCGTCGGCCCCGTGTCCCTCGACGACGTCGTCGCCGTCGCCCGCGGCGGCGCTCCCGTCGAGCTGACCGAGGAGGCGTTGACCGCCCTGGCCCGGGCACGCGAGGTGGTCGAGGTGCTCGCGTCGGCCGCCACCCCGGCGTACGGCATCTCGACGGGGTTCGGCGCCCTCGCGACCCGGCACATCCCGACCGAGATGCGCGCCCAGCTGCAGAAGTCGCTGGTGCGCTCGCACGCCGCCGGCTCCGGCCCCGAGGTCGAGCGCGAGGTGACGCGCGGGCTGATGCTGCTGCGTCTCTCCACCCTGGCCACCGGCCACACCGGCGTCCGGGTCGAGACCGCGCAGCTGCTCGCCGGCCTGTTGTCGGCCGGGATCACCCCGGTCGTGCGTGAGTACGGCTCGCTGGGCTGCTCGGGCGACCTCGCGCCGCTGTCCCACTGCGCGCTGGCGCTGATGGGGGAGGGCGACGTCCGCGACGCCGACGGTGTCCTGATGCCCGCGGCCGACGCGCTGGCCGCCGCCGGGCTCACCCCGGTCGAGCTCGAGGCCAAGGAGGGCCTCGCCCTCATCAACGGCACCGACGGGATGCTCGGGATGCTCGTCATGGCGATCCACGACCTGCGGATGCTGCTGCGCACGGCCGACGTCTCGGCGGCCATGTCGGTCGAGGGCCAGCTCGGCACCGACCGGGTCTTCGCGCCCGAGCTGCAGGCGATCCGGCCGCACCCCGGCCAGGCGCTCTCGGCGGCCAACCTGACCCGCGTCCTCGCCGACTCCGGCGTCGTCGCCTCCCACCGCGGCCCTGACTGCAACCGCGTCCAGGACGCCTACTCGCTGCGCTGCTCGCCGCAGGTGCACGGCGCCGCCCGCGACACCGTCGAGTACGCCGCGCAGGTGGCCGGCCGCGAGCTGGCGAGCGCCGTCGACAACCCGGTGGTCCTCGCAGAGGAGGGACGGGTCGAGTCCAACGGCAACTTCCACGGCGCCCCGGTCGCCTACGTCCTGGACTTCCTCGCCATCGTCGCCGCCGACGTCGCCTCGATCAGCGAGCGACGTACCGACCGGTTCCTGGACAAGGCCCGCAACCACGGGCTGCCGCCGTTCCTCGCCGACGACCCGGGCGTCGACAGTGGCCACATGATCGCGCAGTACACCCAGGCCGCGATCGTCTCCGAGCTCAAGCGCCTCGCCGTCCCGGCCTCGGTCGACTCGATTCCCTCCAGTGCGATGCAGGAGGACCACGTCTCGATGGGCTGGTCGGCCGCGCGCAAGCTGCGCCGCTCCGTCGACGGCCTGACTCGCGTGGTCGCGATCGAGGTGCTGACCGCTGCCCGCGCCCTCGACCTGCGCGCTCCGCTGGAGCCGTCGCCGGCCACCGCCGCCGTCGTACGCCTCCTGCGGGAGTCGGGCATCCAGGGCCCCGGCCCCGACCGCCACCTCTCGCCCGAGATCGAGGCGGCGGTCGAGCTGGTCCGCTCCGGCGCCGTCCTGCGCGCCGTCGAGGACGTCCTGGGGGAGCTGGCCTGA
- a CDS encoding helix-turn-helix domain-containing protein, which yields MIAPTVQRLVRDTTVALPDHLTARERHALALVAAGLSNPEIADRMGVATCTVRKHLEHAYRKLGVGNRLAAATALTAWPDAHLEDHSADVERFA from the coding sequence ATGATCGCGCCGACCGTCCAGCGCCTGGTGCGCGACACCACCGTGGCCCTCCCCGACCACCTCACGGCCCGCGAACGGCACGCCCTGGCCCTGGTCGCCGCCGGCCTGTCCAACCCCGAGATCGCCGACCGCATGGGCGTCGCGACCTGCACCGTCCGCAAGCACCTCGAGCACGCCTACCGCAAGCTCGGCGTCGGCAACCGGCTCGCCGCGGCCACGGCGCTCACCGCCTGGCCGGACGCCCACCTGGAGGACCACTCCGCGGACGTCGAAAGATTCGCCTGA
- a CDS encoding vanadium-dependent haloperoxidase, whose translation MLAPRACALLSAAVLAVAPLAATPFTAPSGAAGDRAAPSGAESAQVVLDWERISFRTVYTDGATPIPVGVPVLGFTSVAMYDAARRSEQRQTSSETAAVATAAHDVLLHYYPTAGAKLDADLSASLALVPDGHEQSKGVRIGGRAAADMIASRVGDHYLDASIHYTLTPGIGVWGPNPGATDMLAAWLGSLRPLVLDAPIAWSGRPDPLTSAAYATDFNEVKTIGSTAGALTHPDEAAMATFYNSNSATMVGDALIRRLTAHPESLIDTARLFGRIHAAMTDAAIRCWQLKRDVGFWRPSQAVAGAESDGNPATSTETGWTPFIANPNYSDYVSGHACLTGPAVEVIRQTFGENTPLELISVNTPAHKFYTDLTSIERDAENARVWGGLHFRKAVRDGYEIAHRTAQAVIQALP comes from the coding sequence ATGCTCGCTCCACGTGCCTGCGCCCTGCTCTCGGCCGCCGTCCTCGCGGTCGCCCCGCTCGCCGCCACGCCATTCACCGCCCCGTCCGGCGCCGCCGGCGACCGCGCCGCCCCCTCGGGGGCCGAGAGCGCCCAGGTGGTGCTCGACTGGGAGCGGATCTCCTTCCGGACCGTCTACACCGACGGCGCCACCCCGATCCCGGTCGGCGTGCCCGTGCTCGGATTCACCTCCGTCGCGATGTACGACGCGGCCCGCAGGTCCGAGCAGCGCCAGACGAGCTCGGAGACGGCCGCAGTGGCGACCGCCGCCCACGACGTGCTGCTCCACTACTACCCGACCGCGGGCGCCAAGCTGGACGCCGACCTGAGCGCCAGCCTGGCCCTGGTCCCCGACGGGCACGAGCAGTCGAAGGGCGTCCGGATCGGCGGGCGCGCGGCGGCGGACATGATCGCGAGCCGGGTGGGCGACCACTACCTCGACGCCTCGATCCACTACACGCTCACCCCCGGCATCGGGGTCTGGGGACCCAACCCGGGCGCCACCGACATGCTCGCCGCCTGGCTGGGCTCCCTGCGCCCGCTGGTCCTCGACGCGCCGATCGCCTGGTCCGGGCGGCCGGACCCGCTGACCAGCGCGGCCTACGCGACCGACTTCAACGAGGTCAAGACCATCGGCAGCACCGCCGGGGCGCTCACCCACCCGGACGAGGCCGCGATGGCGACGTTCTACAACTCCAACTCCGCGACCATGGTCGGTGACGCACTGATCCGGCGCCTGACCGCGCACCCGGAGAGCCTGATCGACACCGCCCGACTCTTCGGGCGGATCCACGCAGCGATGACCGACGCGGCCATCCGCTGCTGGCAGCTCAAGCGTGACGTCGGGTTCTGGCGGCCCAGCCAGGCCGTGGCGGGCGCCGAGTCGGACGGCAACCCGGCCACCTCGACCGAGACCGGGTGGACGCCGTTCATCGCGAACCCGAACTACTCCGACTACGTCAGCGGCCACGCCTGCCTCACCGGTCCGGCCGTCGAGGTGATCCGGCAGACGTTCGGGGAGAACACGCCGCTGGAGCTGATCTCGGTCAACACCCCGGCGCACAAGTTCTACACCGACCTCACGTCCATCGAGCGGGACGCCGAGAACGCCCGGGTGTGGGGCGGTCTGCACTTCCGCAAGGCGGTGCGGGACGGCTACGAGATCGCGCACCGCACGGCGCAGGCGGTGATCCAGGCGCTGCCCTGA